A single genomic interval of Bradyrhizobium sp. AZCC 1693 harbors:
- a CDS encoding NADPH:quinone oxidoreductase family protein, whose product MKAILCSQYCQPDDLVLADVPDPVAEPGQAVIAIKAAALNFFDILMIQGKYQIKPPFPFSPAAEVAGVIESVGAGVTDLKVGDRVVASCGHNGAREKIALPASSIVKIPDNLDFDRAAGIIIIYGTALHALEDRASPKPGETLAVLGAAGGTGLAACELGKLMGLKVIACASSDEKLEFAKAHGAELTLNYSKDDLKEGLRRLTGGKGADIVFDPVGGTYAEAALRSIAWEGRFLVIGFAAGDIPKMPLNLALLKGCDIRGVFWGAWTRVNPEKNRANLEKLVKWTAEGKISSHVDRTFPLAQTAEALKVLAGRKAMGKVILHP is encoded by the coding sequence ATGAAAGCCATTCTCTGCTCGCAATATTGCCAACCCGACGACCTCGTGCTGGCCGACGTGCCCGATCCGGTGGCCGAACCGGGACAGGCCGTGATTGCGATCAAGGCTGCGGCGCTGAATTTCTTCGACATCCTGATGATCCAGGGCAAGTACCAGATCAAGCCGCCATTCCCGTTTTCGCCCGCCGCCGAGGTTGCCGGCGTGATCGAAAGCGTCGGCGCAGGAGTCACCGACCTGAAGGTCGGCGACCGCGTGGTGGCGTCGTGCGGCCACAACGGCGCGCGCGAAAAGATCGCACTGCCCGCGAGTTCCATCGTGAAGATTCCCGACAATCTGGATTTCGATCGCGCCGCAGGCATCATCATCATCTACGGCACGGCGCTGCACGCGCTGGAAGACCGCGCCAGCCCGAAGCCGGGCGAGACACTTGCCGTGCTGGGCGCTGCCGGCGGCACCGGACTTGCGGCCTGCGAACTCGGCAAGCTGATGGGCCTGAAGGTGATCGCCTGCGCATCGTCGGACGAGAAGCTCGAATTTGCCAAGGCGCATGGCGCCGAGCTCACGCTGAACTACAGCAAGGATGACCTGAAAGAGGGCTTGCGCCGGCTCACGGGAGGCAAGGGCGCCGACATCGTCTTCGATCCGGTGGGCGGCACTTACGCCGAAGCCGCCTTGCGCTCGATTGCCTGGGAAGGTCGCTTCCTGGTGATCGGCTTCGCCGCGGGCGACATTCCGAAGATGCCGCTCAACCTCGCGCTGCTGAAGGGCTGCGATATCCGCGGCGTGTTCTGGGGCGCGTGGACCAGGGTCAATCCGGAGAAGAACCGCGCCAACCTGGAGAAGCTCGTGAAGTGGACCGCGGAAGGCAAGATCTCCTCGCATGTCGATCGCACCTTTCCGCTGGCGCAAACCGCTGAAGCGCTGAAGGTGCTCGCCGGCCGCAAGGCGATGGGCAAGGTGATCCTGCACCCCTGA
- a CDS encoding SDR family oxidoreductase has protein sequence MFEKGLLAGKRILVTGGGSGLGAAMGHRFVELGADLIICGRRLELLEATAAKMRSKLGGKVGVIGCDIRDGAAVDAMMEAIWREAPIDVLVNNAAATFIAQTAHLSPRAADAILAPTLHGTMYCTLAAGRRWIDGKHKGVVLSILSTSTITGRAFTVPSAMAKSAVLAMTKSLAVEWGPKGVRTVAIAPGAFPTPGASGQLRPEGRDEGWAQRNPLGRAGEHGELADLASFLISDRAGYINGEMVVQDGGAHLRSSGAEDLLQWTDAQWQKQRDRRPKG, from the coding sequence ATGTTTGAAAAGGGCCTGCTGGCGGGAAAGCGGATCTTGGTCACGGGCGGCGGTTCGGGGCTGGGAGCCGCGATGGGACACCGCTTCGTCGAGCTCGGCGCAGATCTGATCATTTGCGGCCGCCGGCTCGAATTGCTGGAGGCGACGGCAGCAAAGATGCGCAGCAAGCTCGGCGGCAAGGTCGGCGTGATCGGTTGCGATATCCGCGACGGCGCCGCGGTCGACGCCATGATGGAAGCGATATGGCGCGAGGCGCCGATCGACGTGCTGGTCAATAATGCCGCTGCGACCTTCATTGCGCAGACCGCGCATTTGTCGCCGCGGGCGGCGGATGCGATCCTGGCGCCGACGCTGCACGGCACGATGTATTGCACGCTCGCCGCGGGCCGGCGCTGGATCGACGGCAAGCACAAAGGCGTGGTGCTGAGCATTCTCTCGACCTCGACCATCACCGGTCGCGCCTTCACGGTGCCGTCGGCGATGGCGAAATCCGCCGTGCTCGCGATGACCAAAAGCCTTGCGGTGGAGTGGGGACCCAAGGGTGTGCGCACGGTCGCGATCGCGCCCGGCGCGTTTCCGACGCCTGGGGCTTCGGGTCAGCTCCGCCCCGAGGGCCGCGATGAAGGCTGGGCGCAACGCAATCCGCTCGGCCGCGCCGGCGAGCATGGCGAACTTGCTGACCTGGCGAGCTTTCTGATTTCGGATCGGGCCGGTTACATCAATGGCGAGATGGTGGTGCAGGATGGTGGCGCCCATTTGCGCAGTTCCGGCGCCGAGGATCTGCTGCAATGGACCGATGCGCAGTGGCAGAAACAGCGCGATCGCCGGCCGAAAGGCTGA
- a CDS encoding invasion associated locus B family protein, which produces MSVLRILTFLVAIAALCGASSLAQAQGTASKGAKEPAKEAAKPAPAPAPAAKPTTAKPAKPEPAATAAVGVAEPTLIGQYGIWGAYTATPNGRKVCFALAKPSSSKTNPPNRPRDPAYAFVSTRPAEKVVNEVSIMIGYALKPGSESSLEVGGSAYAMYTQGDGLWIKNAAEEEQMVNAMRKSAEVTVKGVSAKGTETTDVFSLKGLSQALDRLAQDCKR; this is translated from the coding sequence TTGTCCGTGTTGCGAATACTGACATTTCTGGTTGCGATTGCGGCGTTGTGTGGGGCGTCATCCCTCGCGCAAGCACAGGGCACTGCTTCGAAGGGCGCCAAGGAACCTGCAAAGGAAGCGGCCAAGCCTGCGCCTGCGCCAGCACCGGCGGCAAAGCCGACGACGGCCAAACCTGCGAAACCGGAACCGGCGGCGACCGCCGCCGTGGGCGTTGCGGAGCCTACCTTGATCGGTCAGTACGGTATCTGGGGCGCCTACACGGCGACGCCGAATGGCAGGAAGGTTTGCTTCGCGCTGGCGAAGCCATCGTCATCCAAAACCAATCCGCCGAATCGCCCGCGCGATCCCGCCTACGCTTTCGTCTCGACGCGCCCGGCCGAGAAAGTCGTCAACGAAGTTTCGATCATGATCGGATACGCGCTGAAGCCGGGCTCGGAATCCTCGCTCGAGGTCGGCGGCTCGGCCTATGCGATGTATACCCAGGGCGACGGGCTTTGGATCAAGAACGCCGCGGAGGAAGAGCAGATGGTCAACGCCATGCGCAAATCCGCCGAAGTCACCGTCAAGGGCGTTTCGGCCAAGGGCACCGAGACCACGGACGTCTTCTCGCTCAAGGGGCTGTCCCAGGCGCTCGACCGGCTGGCGCAGGACTGCAAGCGCTAG